In Xyrauchen texanus isolate HMW12.3.18 chromosome 27, RBS_HiC_50CHRs, whole genome shotgun sequence, one genomic interval encodes:
- the rorca gene encoding RAR-related orphan receptor C a, translating into MRAQIEVIPCKICGDKSSGIHYGVITCEGCKGFFRRSQQNNAIYSCSRQRNCLIDRTNRNRCQHCRLQKCLALGMSRDAVKFGRMSKKQRDSLYAEVQKHQQSQERAGGLGSNVPGHISDDAGENGSNHGRAYSRGSSTTLSDLDDITTLPDGLLFDLPLTPEEAGDYCSLELLGGSGGSSSSSQSSPECNRQEFGDTMHIKHEYDSGLFSRSLLIPSEGCSLMEIERITQNVVKSHIETSQYSTEELKRFAWTLYTPEEIRAYQNKPIEMLWEQCAVHITNAIQYVVEFAKRISGFMDLCQNDQIVLLKAGCLDVLLIRMCRAYNPINNTMLFDGKFATPQLFKALGCDDLVSTVFELGKTMSRLQLSEEEMALYTATVLLSPDRPWLTDAQKVQKLQEKVYVALQHCLHKSSTSEEKMAKMVSKLPMMKSICNLHIDKLEFFHLLHPETAYNFPALYREVFCSEITFPDSTEG; encoded by the exons ctcaaATTGAAGTAATCCCATGCAAGATTTGCGGGGACAAGTCATCAGGCATCCATTATGGGGTGATCACATGTGAGGGCTGCAAG GGCTTCTTTCGTCGAAGTCAGCAGAACAATGCAATATACTCCTGCTCGAGGCAGAGGAACTGCCTTATTGACCGAACCAACCGCAACCGCTGCCAGCACTGCCGACTGCAGAAATGTCTGGCACTGGGCATGAGCCGTGATG CTGTGAAGTTTGGTCGCATGTCAAAAAAGCAGCGTGACAGTCTCTATGCTGAGGTTCAGAAGCACCAGCAGTCCCAGGAGCGAGCTGGGGGCCTGGGCAGCAATGTACCTGGCCACATCAGTGATGATGCTGGGGAGAATGGCAGCAATCATGGCCGGGCCTACAGTCGGGGCTCCAGCACCACCCTTAGCGACTTAGATGACATTACCACACTACCAGATGGCCTGCTGTTTGATCTGCCACTCACACCGGAGGAAGCCGGAGACTACTGCAGCCTGGAGCTGCTGGGGGGCAGCGGAGGGAGCAGTTCATCTTCCCAGAGTTCCCCTGAGTGTAATAGACAGGAGTTTGGTGACACAATGCACATCAAACATGAGTACGACTCAGGACTCTTCTCTCGCTCATTGCTTATCCCATCTGAAGGCTGTTCCTTGATGGAAATTG AACGGATCACACAGAATGTGGTGAAATCCCACATCGAGACGAGTCAGTACAGCACAGAAGAGCTGAAGAGATTCGCTTGGACCCTCTACACGCCCGAAGAGATACGCGCCTACCAAAACAAG CCGATAGAGATGCTTTGGGAGCAGTGTGCCGTGCACATCACTAACGCCATCCAGTACGTGGTTGAGTTTGCCAAGCGTATCTCTGGATTCATGGATCTGTGTCAAAATGACCAGATAGTCCTTCTCAAAGCAG GCTGCTTGGACGTGCTGTTGATTCGAATGTGTCGGGCCTACAACCCCATCAACAACACAATGTTGTTTGATGGAAAGTTTGCGACCCCACAGCTGTTTAAAGCACTCG GTTGTGATGATCTGGTGAGTACTGTGTTTGAGCTAGGTAAAACCATGAGTCGACTACAGCTTTCGGAAGAAGAGATGGCACTGTATACCGCCACTGTGCTTCTGTCTCCAG acCGACCTTGGCTGACAGATGCTCAAAAGGTGCAGAAACTTCAGGAGAAGGTCTATGTTGCATTGCAACACTGTCTTCATAAAAGTAGCACCTCTGAGGAGAAAATGGCAAAG ATGGTGTCCAAGTTGCCCATGATGAAGTCTATTTGCAACCTCCATATTGATAAGCTGGAGTTTTTCCACCTCCTTCACCCTGAAACGGCCTACAACTTCCCTGCTCTTTACAGGGAGGTATTTTGCAGCGAGATAACTTTCCCAGACTCCACTGAGGGCTAA